In the genome of Kiritimatiellia bacterium, one region contains:
- a CDS encoding family 20 glycosylhydrolase codes for MKRRDRAPAPSGNLFAARRPLIARRCVHLDLKGVPPTPARLIKLPGIFAAARYNAILVEWEDSFPWTIDARFQSETAYSPDIVKKFVKAAEEAGMEIIPLVQCLGHMETPLHFPEYAALRETPREDSALNPLAPGARDLVENMMEDVLKLMPNVKRFHLGGDEVWAFGTHPDTKRYIARHGKGKLYLRHVEPLLDKLNKLKIRPLLWHDMMRDWDSRALKRLARKSDLVVWGYGEHPDTTKHHFSRKIIERFVRNNMSLWGGTAYKGADGVDADLPNIARREANAMAWAEVAVRYGFAGVIATAWSRYWTGACQNEPIEGALDSAFNVGVILHDGKPPRGGIESCRRELLRLAGGRAVVRARNFLKTLSEARNNAWQGIRVLRHVIITLSGDRRRFPSSFMARYMENIGRQMAAAEAAAEDVRRALAGFIAPVWIDRYLAERIESLREEYDLLGERIRQLNRDAKKTVV; via the coding sequence GATCGCGCGCCGGCGCCATCCGGCAATTTGTTCGCGGCCCGGCGGCCGCTAATAGCACGGAGATGTGTTCACCTGGACTTGAAGGGGGTTCCGCCGACTCCCGCCCGGCTGATAAAATTGCCCGGAATTTTTGCCGCCGCGCGATATAACGCCATCCTGGTGGAGTGGGAGGATTCTTTTCCCTGGACGATAGACGCGCGCTTTCAAAGCGAAACCGCGTATTCTCCGGACATTGTTAAAAAATTTGTTAAAGCGGCGGAGGAGGCGGGGATGGAAATCATTCCGCTGGTGCAGTGTCTCGGGCATATGGAAACACCTCTGCATTTTCCGGAATACGCCGCTTTGCGCGAGACCCCCCGCGAAGATTCGGCTTTGAATCCGCTTGCGCCCGGCGCGCGCGATTTGGTTGAAAATATGATGGAAGACGTCTTGAAACTTATGCCGAACGTAAAACGTTTTCATCTGGGCGGAGATGAGGTCTGGGCGTTTGGGACGCATCCGGATACGAAGCGGTATATTGCGCGGCACGGCAAAGGAAAACTCTATTTGCGGCATGTTGAACCGCTGTTGGACAAGCTTAATAAACTTAAAATCAGGCCATTGCTTTGGCACGACATGATGCGCGATTGGGATTCCCGCGCTCTCAAGCGGTTGGCGCGGAAATCCGACCTGGTTGTCTGGGGGTATGGCGAGCATCCCGACACGACAAAACATCATTTCAGCCGTAAGATCATAGAGCGATTTGTCAGGAACAATATGAGCTTGTGGGGGGGGACGGCATACAAGGGCGCCGATGGCGTTGACGCCGATTTGCCAAATATCGCGCGGCGCGAGGCCAATGCCATGGCATGGGCGGAAGTCGCCGTTCGTTATGGTTTTGCGGGTGTGATTGCCACGGCCTGGAGCCGCTATTGGACGGGGGCCTGTCAAAATGAGCCGATTGAAGGCGCGCTGGATTCAGCATTTAACGTTGGCGTGATTTTGCACGACGGGAAACCCCCGCGCGGCGGCATTGAATCCTGCCGGCGGGAATTACTCCGGCTGGCCGGCGGTCGGGCGGTTGTCCGGGCCAGAAATTTCTTAAAGACATTGAGCGAAGCCCGGAATAATGCCTGGCAGGGCATCCGGGTTTTGCGCCATGTAATCATAACGCTCTCCGGGGACCGGCGCCGCTTTCCCTCCTCTTTTATGGCCAGATATATGGAAAATATCGGACGGCAAATGGCCGCCGCCGAAGCGGCCGCGGAGGATGTCCGCAGGGCGTTGGCCGGATTCATCGCGCCCGTGTGGATTGATCGTTACCTCGCGGAACGCATTGAATCTTTGCGGGAAGAATACGATCTGCTTGGCGAACGCATTCGGCAATTGAACCGGGATGCGAAAAAAACGGTTGTGTAG